Part of the Montipora foliosa isolate CH-2021 chromosome 13, ASM3666993v2, whole genome shotgun sequence genome is shown below.
TTTATGTGCTTCGTGACCAGAAGCTCCACCTTGCCGGATACTTCAGTGCCAAATTTAAAAAGCATCAAGCCTCCTGGTTACCATGTGAAATAGAGGCATTGTCTATTGCCGCTGCTGTCAAACATTTTGCCCCTTACATAATTCAATCAAAGTCTAAGACTTATGTACTGACTGACAGCAAGCTGTGTGTCCAGGCCTTTGACAAGCTCTGCCGTGGAAAGTTCTCCTCCAGTCCCCGAGTGACTTCGTTTTTATCATCTGTTAGCCGTTACCAAATCACACTGCTCCATTTGGCTGGTTCTGCCAACCTGCCTTCTGACTTTGCTAGTCGTAACGCACCAGCTTGCGACGACCCTCGCTGCCAAGTTTGTTCATTTGTATTCGAAGCTGAAGACCTAGCTGTGCGTCCCATTTCTGTTCATGATGTGCTATCGGGGAAGACGTCCCTTCCTTTCACAAGCCGTTCCGCCTGGCTCCAATCGCAACTAGAGTGCCCGGATTTGAGACGTGTCCACTCTCATCTTAAGCAGGGCACTCGCCCGTCAAAGAAGCTGACAAACATTAAAGATGTCAAGCGTTACCTGAACCTGGTCTCCATTTCCCGTGACTGCCTACTCGTCGTAAAACGCGATGAACCTTTCGCTGCGCCCCGCGAATGTATTGTCATTCCACGCCATTCTGTTGTTGATGGCTTCCTTGCTGCCTTACACGTGAAGCTGGACCACCCCTCCCGTCACCAGATGAAACTGGTTTCACAGCGTTATTTCTTCGCTTTAGATTTGGACAAAGCCCTGGATCGGTGCTTGCAGTGTTGCCACCTATGCTCTTCCCTGAAGAAAGTTCCATCCAGCCTCATTGAACAATCAACCTCTGATCCCCCCGACGGCTTTGGTATTTCCTTCGCTGCAGACATCATAAAGCGCTACCGTCAGCTAGTACTTGTCGTCCACAAGACGTCCACGTCCTTCACTGCAGCCTGCTTGTTGGATAACGAACATTGTGAATCCATTCGCTCTGGTCTCCTCCGTTTGTGCCTTGAGCTGCAACCTCTGTCTGGCCCCCCTTGTGTCATAAGGGTAGATCCCGCTCCTGGCTTTGCTTCTTTAGGTGACGATGAAATCCTTAAGCAGTATGGCTTTGCCGTGGAAGTCGGCCGAGTCAAAAACCCGAACAAGAATCCTGTGGCAGAGAAATGCGTCGCAGAACTTGGTGATGAGCTTCTACGTGTTTGTCCTGAGGGTGGTACAATCAGTCTTCTTTCCTTAGCTGTGGCGACAACCAATCTCAACACCCATATCCGCAACAGAGGATTGTCTGCCCGCGAGATGTGGCTTCAACGCGATCAATTCACTAACACACAGATCCCTTTTTCCGACCTCCAAGTTGTTCGACAACAGCAGTTGTTGCGGCTCCGTAACCACCCCACAAGTGAGAGATCCAAAGCCCCAGGCTGTTGCCCTCGCCCGGCCACGCCCGTTCAAGTAGGCGATTTGGTGTACATTACTTCTGATGGCTCAAAGACCAGTGCCCGCAATCGGTATCTTGTGGTCTCCGTGGATGGCCTATGGTGCAACATACGCAAGTTCACCGGTTCACAGCTGCGTTCTACCTCCTACCGCGTCAAGCTGTCCGAATGTTATCGTGTTCCTGACCTAACAGAGACCACGTCTAACCTCTCTCGTCATTACAGCTCCGCTTTCTACCCTGAAGATACCGACGAAGAGCCTCTCACCTCTGAGCACGTTGACGAGGAACCCACTCCCCTCCTTACACCTCAGAGCACTCCGAGTCCGGCTCCTGCTGTAGTTCCTAGCGAGCTCGCTACCCCACCAGATCCTCAGCCTGACATTCATCATGTGCCCGAGTCTTCCCCTCCCCCGAGTGGAAGCATGACTGTTGACATTGATGCCCATATCCCGGAGCCTACCTCCTCACCTGGCCCACGCCGGTCAAGCCGTTCAACTTGTCGTCCGGCTTACCTCAAGGACTACATTACCTATTTGTAACTGCTTGTGTACTATCAATTCCCAGCCTAGTTTTATTTCGTATTTATTACTCATCTACCTTGGCGaggagaagaaagaagaagtcACGCCATATTTCGCATTGTTGTGTAATTCCCGCCACTAGGTCACATAGCGTAACCCATTGTTCACGCCGTCGTTTAGTTCGGGTTATTGTTTCGCTTTGCATGCACCCTTAGTTACCTCATTGTCACAGTTCGCGCATAATTAGCTTGGTGCCTTTGTTACCACTTTTGCCTGCTTAGTTTGGGTTGTATTTGCATCTTGCCTTCGGTGAATAAACGTGTTCTCTCGCTCGGAGTTTCGGCTCAACTTACTGGCGCAGAGCTGTCTTTACAGCTTCTGTCTGCTGGGCCGTGTGTACATCTGCCACTAAGATCTTTCCGGATGAACAGGGATTGTGTGGGTTTGTGAATGTGTTACTCCATTCTCTGTCAATCCACGCTTTCATGATTGCCTCGTCACACCAAGCTTTCTCTTGAAACAGGACACATACCCTTGAATCCCATGCATCTTTTTCTGTCTTCGAAACTCTTTTTCCTTGCCCTCGGAATATTATGATGGGCCTGACACGTGGTTTCCCATCAGCGAAAATGGTCAGTTGGACAGTGCATTGGCTTTTATCAAGTCCGGAAGGAGCAGTGGCACACCAGATCTCTTTCTCGCCTTTGTCGTTGTAGGTTTTGCCGTCGTCGAGGACAAATGGTAACGGGGTTTGATCCATATTTGCAATGTCGCTAAGCTCAAACTTTCCACGCCTTCTAACACGAAACAACTTGGCGTGGAACTTAGAAAGAGCACCGCGTAAGCTCGGGGGAGCATGCTGTGCGGCATGTGTACGTTTGCAAAGGCTTACATTCTTCCTGTTGCAAAATCCCTTAAACCACTGGTCTGAGTGCTTGAAATCTTTTACGTTGGGATAAAGATCAGCCATTAATTGCTTTGCCCGTGTGTTAAACCACCATCTCTTTACCTTTCGGCCATCCTTAGTTGCAAGAATTCTGAATACAACTTGTCTACCATTAGAGGATATTTGGAATTACATCCCCGGCCATGTGCTTTCGACTTGTGTTTTTGCCGTCTTATCTGCTCTTCCTTTTTAACCCACGCACGAACTTGCTTCCGATCAATTTCAAATTTCCTTGCTGTCTTTGCAATGTTCTTTCCACTTTCGTGATATTCTTTGACAACCTGTAACTTGAATTCATGATCAAAGGCACGTCTACTGGCTTTAACCTTATCACTCATGCTGGTGCTACTTGGTACTGAAATGTACACCTAACCTCGAGGTcatcttttttatttcaagagCCAATCATGATTGACCGTTCTCAC
Proteins encoded:
- the LOC137981611 gene encoding uncharacterized protein; its protein translation is MKYCGVVTPFKGVRVYTRCAMGIPGSETALEELMCRVLGDLLQEGCVAKIADDLYCGGNSHQELLLNWRKVLLALDRCSLRLSPAKTIICPASTTILGWIWSQGSIRASPHRVAALASCEPPKNVRGLRAFVGSYKMLGRVLSGAAKLLAPLESLTAGRQSQDTISWSDELLVCFRSCQEALTSNRSITLPKPDDQLWIATDGSVNMNGLGATLYVLRDQKLHLAGYFSAKFKKHQASWLPCEIEALSIAAAVKHFAPYIIQSKSKTYVLTDSKLCVQAFDKLCRGKFSSSPRVTSFLSSVSRYQITLLHLAGSANLPSDFASRNAPACDDPRCQVCSFVFEAEDLAVRPISVHDVLSGKTSLPFTSRSAWLQSQLECPDLRRVHSHLKQGTRPSKKLTNIKDVKRYLNLVSISRDCLLVVKRDEPFAAPRECIVIPRHSVVDGFLAALHVKLDHPSRHQMKLVSQRYFFALDLDKALDRCLQCCHLCSSLKKVPSSLIEQSTSDPPDGFGISFAADIIKRYRQLVLVVHKTSTSFTAACLLDNEHCESIRSGLLRLCLELQPLSGPPCVIRVDPAPGFASLGDDEILKQYGFAVEVGRVKNPNKNPVAEKCVAELGDELLRVCPEGGTISLLSLAVATTNLNTHIRNRGLSAREMWLQRDQFTNTQIPFSDLQVVRQQQLLRLRNHPTSERSKAPGCCPRPATPVQVGDLVYITSDGSKTSARNRYLVVSVDGLWCNIRKFTGSQLRSTSYRVKLSECYRVPDLTETTSNLSRHYSSAFYPEDTDEEPLTSEHVDEEPTPLLTPQSTPSPAPAVVPSELATPPDPQPDIHHVPESSPPPSGSMTVDIDAHIPEPTSSPGPRRSSRSTCRPAYLKDYITYL